A window of Benincasa hispida cultivar B227 chromosome 9, ASM972705v1, whole genome shotgun sequence genomic DNA:
AGATGTTATATCATTAAATATTCTAGGGAAGAAGGTAACATTCTTCCAAGACGATTTTAACTTAATAACTGTGGCCGACCAGGGAAATggtagaaaaagaaacaaacggTGAAAGGCTGCGAGAACTCATTCTTGGATCGAAGGACCCAAATGAAAATGATAGTTCTTGCAAGGATGTGGAGACCAAATTCGAGAAGTTCAATTTTACTAACGACGAAGATGCTATCAAGGTTGCATTGGCACTGTTCATTGAAACAGTGATGATTGGAAAAGACAAGAACACCCAAAGTCTTCTCTCTTTTATAAACGTACATTGAATAGCATGAAGACTATTATGTATGGGAAGAAGGAGGCATATGATTCAAAGAAAGTAGAAAATGATCATCGTGCCTCATATTACTGTATAAAGGGATTCACACTTGCATTCCAGGTATGTACTTTTGTTTCTAATTCACTGTAATATACATTGAACTTGTGTGTTATGTACATGTAACAAAGTTCCCATATTGTAGGTTTGGTCTTACGAAATTTTATCCATATCAAGTAAGTTCATAGCCATCAAAGTTAGAAAGGTTGCAGTTCCTAGAATTCATAGATGGACTTGTTCTCGTGCTCCATCTTATAAATCATTGAGCAATAAAGTTTTCCAGCCATAAAAAGTAAGTAACCAATCACTTCTGACTTGCTCATTTGTTTATAGTTTCATGCATTCTGACTTGCTCATTTGTTTATGTACATACTATTATTGTGTCGAGACTTGTACCTAGCACAAAAGAGATAAGGTACAAGGAGAACCGACTAGAAGGACTTAATGTGGTTCATGTTGTTGGAGAAAGAAGGATCGAAGGTGTTGAACACTCCATCGATACTCACAAGTCCTCTAGGGGCACGAAGAGCATGAACCCCATGTAGATTAGCCTGTAAATGTGCAACATATAGAGCTGAAACCATGTATGCCGGTTTTAACCCCATAGAGCTAGAACAAAATATGTCGGTTCAGAATAACCCTTTGAAGGGTAAGAGAGCACGTGACGAAACATCAAATAGGTAGTAGAAGTCCTCAAGACATCATCATTCCAAATCCTACAAGGTTCTTAGAGaggaaattaaagaagtttGCAAAGATTTGGCGAACTTGACTATCATGGTCTGTCAGATAGGAGATACATTTAGTGTCCAAAATCATCTGATGGGCCAACAATTGAATGAAATAAAGATGATAGCACACCATCGAAATGAGGTATGTATTTCTATACAGTTGTTTAGATATTATCAAATGGTAACGATCATTTACATAGTCTTATAAGATTGTTTAGATAATCTAAACAATCACttatattttctaaacaatcgtttaaaatttctttgacgattgtttagacaatcttaaacgatcgtttagatagtCTTCaatgatcgtttggattttctaaacgattgtttacatattcttaaacgatatttaaaaaaatacagaTGATCATTTAAgattattaaacgatcgtttagataatctTAATCGATTGTTTGGATTTTCTGAACGATCTTTTATATAttcttaaatgatcatttagaaaatatagacgatcatttaagattattaaacgatcatttagatagtCTTAATCAATTATCTCGCTTAACAGAATATCTCGTTTGATTTGTTCAAGATAGTAATAAGATAAGGACTCATCATGATGAGAAGGACAATAATGAGGGGATTTCTCGTGATGATAATAATATGATGGTAACAATACCCACAAAGAACATGGAGAAGATCCCCCTCAGACCAATGTAGATGAACAGTCAGTTGGGATGATTAGTGAGCAGTCCAAAACTCAAGAACCGCCTCCAATATCCAAATTGATGAACACCGCCGTCAATGATCCAACTGTCAATGACCAGCCAGTTCATCAGACTGCTAATGAAATACATGAACTCCCCCACTCAAACGTTCAATCTTAGGGGCCATTTCGATTCAAATTTAGCGAAGGTTGTAGGGACTTCAACTCAAAAGGATGTCATTGAAGTCATGGTAAGGCTATTGCATGAATTAGTTATCTTAATATTGTACTGTCActgatttataatttaaatgtaGGATGAAAACGAGCGCAAGCGCcagaaaaggaaaaaaccaACCAAGTTCACACCTAAGGATGTGAAAAGGGGAAAAGGGGAGATTCTCTTTCTAGTGATCCTCAACCCTCTCATTCAAGTGATCTTCAACCACCTCATTCACTTTCAAAATCTTCTCAGCCCCAATCTCAAGAAGCTCAACCACCTATAGTGGGATTGAAACCGACCACTGGTGTTATCAATCCTAACCTTTTGGTCCCTGTACTTGAGTTCCTCATAAGGATCATTAGTTCTTGTGACCCATGCTTCCTAGTGCCAGATGTTCTTTGGAATGCatagaaaaaatggaaaagccatcctaaaacaaaaaatgaggaGCAGATGGTAGTATATACCTTTAGGACCAAAGATTTTTTCAAAACGCTTGAGCAGAACAAATGAGTATTCTAATAATTCATGGAGACGTGAGTATTTCTATTAATTCATTGACCATAAtcaatcatttaaaaaattttaattcattgtttAGAAGTTTCTAAATTATCGTTTAAATCCTTATAAACTATCATATAGaaaagtctaaacgatcgtgtagacattACCAAACGATCACGTAGAAAACTCTTGGCGATTGCATAGAAAGCTCCCAACGATCGTTAAGATAattctacatgatcgttcaGGAAATTATACACAATCTCTAAGATAATTCTACATGATCATTTGGAATTTATAGTATTTATAattctacatgatcatttagaaaatttcTTTGTTGGACAAGACTATGGATCTCCTATTGATGGACGTGTATTAGAAGTTGCACTCAAAACTTGACCTCTGCAAGTATCGATATACAATGATTGATTTGAGCTTCACGACACAAAAATTTCACATATTTGTTGAAACTACTCTTCACTCAACCATGTATTTACATCTTGCCTTTCCTAGGATGCTTTGATGGAGCCAGGGGGAATTTCTTCTAAGATTCGGTCAGAAGGTCTTGAAATGGAGGATATTAAAGTGGCAGACTGGTTGGATCATGAAGCACACATGAGGTTTTGGGCGGACTCTCACTTTTTTACTGATTACGTGCTTGGACAATATAAAGAATACAAACCAACGTGGATGGATGTGACTTCGTGTTTGTGCCAATCAACATCAAACACCATTGCTTGCGCTTGCCATCTATCTGAAGAGGTGCATAATCTTTGTATTTGACTCCATGCCGAACTACATCGGTAGTGACATAGTTGATGGATATCTTCAGCTTGTGGCCAGAGCAATACCTTCGATGTTGATTTCTGTTCGATTTGACATTCAACATAGAAGGTTCAAGTACGGGCAATGAGAAGTGAAGAGATCGAAGGTGACCTTCAAGAGGGCAAGTCTCTAGATTGTGGCATTTTTTAtgctaaatttataaaatactgTGCAACTGGTGTTGATAGGGCTAGCTTAACACAGACTAATATGGCATTGTATAGGAAACAATATGTTGCCCAGTTGTGggcaaataaatatttatggtaataaaattcaaattgcactgtacatttaactaagtaaataaataactaagcaaTCACCAAAAActaactaaacaatcgcatataTCTAAGTAAACGATTACACATAATAACTACAATATCGCATATAAATAACAAAGTAATCACATACAAATAAGAAAATGATCACATAGAAATAACTAAGCTATCGCATAGATCGAAGTAAACGATCACACATAATAACTAAGTTATCGCCCataaataactaagcgatcgtatataAATAACTATGCGATCTAAGTGATCGCCCATAAATAACTAATTGATTGCCCTTCATTTATAACAAATCGATCGCATACAAATTACATATCGTTGAGCCTAAATGGGCCAGTGCCACGTGTTATCAATGTTTGTCCACACGTTTTGTTTTGTTATGTCCTCTCTAACCACATCGTATACACCTATGTATTTGACATGACTTCTCTTCAGTAGAAGGCATCCACACGGTTTGCGTCAATCGAAACTTGCTACCTTTCGTGGTGGTAGAATTTCAAAGTCTTCAAAATCTGGTCTTCAACTTCATTCTTGTCTATGTCCAACTGGGAAGTTTGCTTCAACATAAGCAGCAAGCACACACTCAATTGTAAACCATTTTGCACATATGTTTGAACATTAATATTTCTAAGGATAGCTGAAGATATTACATGGGAGCACGGGATCTCGATGCAATTAAACTTCATACAAGTACATGTCCATGAACGAAGATCAACCAACCCCCTCAAATATCTATCGTtcacattaattatatggatgtcCATCGGGGAAACAGGATATGTTCTAGACATCAATTTTGGTTCCTTAAGAATACTCATTGCGTAATCAATTACGATATTTGTGTATGTCATTGCGTGTGTACGTCGGATATAGAACCAACGTTGTAGCCACTCACGAATATGCTCTAATAGGTTCGTGATTGGTAGTTCTTGTGTATCTTTCAACACTTCATTGAGGCATTCTACTATATTTGCTGTCATCTTGTCATACCCACAACGGACTTGATAAACCCTTTCCCATCGTTGTAATCCAACTTTTTCAAGATAAACCGTTGCACCAGGAGATTTATGGAGCTTAGCCCAATACATCTGAAACTCAAACATTCTATAATCTTTTGCCGCTAGGTAGAAGTGTGAGATTATGTCCTTATTCTTAAATTTGTCATTCAAATTGTTTCAAATATGGTATATATATAGGGCATGAAATTCATCGGGGACTATACTTGAGATAACATTTGCAATTGAAATGTGACGATCTGATATAATCACTAAAATACAGAAGGTCTCTTATCGAAGCCTTCAAATGAGTCATAAACCAAGTCCATGATGTATCGTTCTCACCATTTACAACACTAAAGGTGATaagatatatgttattattgcCATCAATACATGTTTCTATTAATAACACATCTTTGTATTTCTCATGCAAATAGGTTCTATCAACAACGGTTACTGGGTAGATGCAGTTCAAAAAACCCCTGATACACGGACCAAGTGCCATGAAGACGTAGTTAAAGTATTGCTCGTCTTCTACTTCAACCTCAAACATCATACCTAGATGTGCAAGCTTAAGTGCCTTGCCATATGCTCTAACAATAGCATATGATCCTTCCAGCGACCCTTGTACGAACACTAATCCATATTCTCTAGCACGATAAGCCCGTTTGTAACTTATGTTCACTCCATAATCTCGTCGGACATCTTCAATTATATCACTCGGGCGGTATGTTTGACCAACTTGTTCCTATTTGGACTTGATTAAGTGTCCAATAATCCAACTTTTTTCTTGTCGATGATTGCTTATTCTCATTTCAAGAGAACATGTATGTTTGCTTGGATATTTCgtcactttgaaggaatcaCTTTGGCACGGACCCTCCACTTGCATTCCTCAATTAAACGTTGACTAGTTAGCAAGCTCTTTGTTGACTTTTTTGACACAGTAGTCAAAGTTCTTTCTTATTGCAAACATCAATAACTTAACTGACAAAtgatatttcaaaaagaaaatttgaccgACCTTTATATCCTCGTCATTCAGACAATCATGAGGTATTGTGATGAGGTCATCATACGATGGGCCCTTTGATGGTCTGAGTATATCTATAAAAGGTTGGGTTGGAATAGTGGAATGAATTTGACACGAAGACATCACAACTGGTGGGACGGGAGCAGGTGGGGTTGGAACATGGATGTAAGGTGTTGAAGAAGTATGTGGTCCTAAATATTGTCCATATCTATGTTCAGTATCAAAACAGTAAACATCTGGGTTCACTGTTGCGACCAAACTAAGCTTCACTTCGATCATCCCCCAAGGTACATGGCTCAATATGATCATTCAATGAAGACATGGTGTGAATATTACGTGTTAGAATGACTGCAAACCCAAAGTTTTGACTGGTTGAAATGGGTTGATTGGTTAGATCGTAATGTTGGTACATATCTTCTGTGCATTCCATGACTTTTGTAAGGTGTAACTGATACACATAATGGCATCCGGGATGCATCACTTCCTTCTAAAAAAAGCTAAGGTCTTCATCATCGATTATGTCAATCGGGGGAGCTGGGaccaataaattgtaacaacatttgatgtgtatatcaaacatatccgGATTTATATTTAGTCGGTGATGCATAatactcactaattcactaactattatatcattttttttactttcagacctttcatatgaccTCCAACATAATTTCTTCCGAACTCATCCCAATTCTCACCAAATCATACAAAGATGCGAAGTAGCATCATTAATCTGCAATGAGATAAGCAAATTTTAAGCAATGTCCCATAGAAGTTTAAAAAATCGCCCAGTAATTGATAAGTGATTGCCCAACTATTTATAAGTGTTCACTTAGTATTGTATATGCGATCGTATATAAACTTTTGAACCATCGTTTATACAGTACTGTACGATCTTTTATtgattactacacgatcgtttataacttctacacgatcgtctagtaattcatgaacgatcatttatattgtaatgaacgATTGTGTatgtttactatacgatcgttcatTTAATGCTAAACTACACTTATTATGAAAGCGATCTGGGATAAGAAATATTGTAGAATATCACTTACATTCTCTTTGTTTTTGAATCTGACGATAAAAGCGATTGACAGGATGTTGAACTGAAACTCTAAGAGAACACTCCAAAAGAACAATGGGAGAATTTCGTGGGGAAGTTGGACAGAAAGTGAATACTGAGAGTGACCTTCCATTCTATTCATACGAATATTATTTGATGCTATTGGTAAaatattagttgggaataaatgTTTTGGTGGAATGTTAGTATTGCATTGAATACATATTAAATGAATGCTTGAGAAATGGTTgaaggaagaaaatgaaagacTTTGGTCTGAAGACTTTTTAAAATTGgaggtaattttgaaatttcgcaAGGGCAAAATGTCAATGGTAAAAGTTTTTAAGAAGAGGTTATCGGTAGaaaattttttggtttttgggtcattttgtgaaatttttcaTGAATCTCGTCGTTTTTAGCACACTGCCAATTGAGCTATGCTATGTTGAcaactttttaaataagttgttAGCGTAAAAATTACttctatatatgaaatatttctttgttttattatttacttggAAGGAAACATCACCTTCAAAATCTGGGccccattttgaaaaaaaaacatttttgttttttaaaatccacggtaaaataaaagtagaaaaacaatcacaattttttttttgaaaggtattgtaattaaattgGGTGTGGGGAAACTGAACCTCAAACTTCGAGATCGATAGTATGAACACTATGCCAGTTGAATTACACTCTTGTTGGCAAAACAATCAACAATCAATCAATTCAATTGAATTGGTCCTTGAAAACAATCACAAatctcaaaaacaaaataagtagtgatttattaaaaagagaagaaaataaaaaataatttaatgttcATCCAATAACATGATTACGTTACAAGcactaattattcatgtactattcTCCCTCCAGCGTCGTGCGAGCAATTATTCAAATCCAACTCATAAACTTgaacctttctctctctctataaaACCCTCAGAGAAATATAACACTATCCAGAGCAGCGCCagaaatattataatataaagataaagaaaatatggctCTCGCGAGGCAGCTGATCTCTGCAATTCCGGTGCTGCTGCTGTGGCTGTTGGCTGCGGCTGCTGCCGTTTCTTCTGTGGCGGACTACGACTATCACTTTCCCGACGTCCAAGATTATGAAGGATTGCCAATCTACGAGAAATCGCTCCCGTCGTATGGAGGTGAAGTGACGGCGTCGCTCCTCATCGCTGTTGAAGGAGTTGTTTCTTGTAAAAATGGCACTAAATACCATCCTCTTAAAGGTAAACTCACTCATTCCGcaattattagaaaaattattttaaataacaaaactgttaaaaatatctataaataataataaaatatcacattctATTACATTAAATCTCGATAGATTGCGATAGATTATTATCTGTATATTATTTGTGTCTATACAAAGATAGTAATTTATCGCGATCTATCGTAGATAGACAGTGaacatttgatatatttataaatatcatggttcatttttctatatttgaaaatatatttaattattatttgtttttttcatataaaaaaagtaTAACTCAACTtacatatatcatataattgacGATTAAAATATTCATGGTTTTAACTATTATCAAAAGAcgtatgtgttttttttttctctaaaacagAACATAGTTGTTTTTATCTTAGAACTTGATTatgaattaagtttttttttttttttttttttaatgtgaaaATCACAGAAAACAAGTATGAAtttcaaaaacacaaaattaaaaacgaAGTTGCTATTAGATGAGTCTTAAActaatttttagattttcaaaTTTAACTTGGTTTTTAGAAGTaaccttaatttttttcaaccaaatagttattaatAGTTTACATTTCATgcttattaatatatataaaacctAAACAATATAGTTAGGTGCCAACATGAGCACAACAATAATTTTGTCacatacttttttcttttaaggcGAGAGAAATCTCTCATGTTTCATGTCTAATTAGAGTTCAAATTCAtacaaaaatagttttttttttaaacaatatgtGAATGCTTTTGTTAattagttgaaaatatttactcATAGGTATTGTAGCAAGAATCACATGTATGGCTTTGAATGAAAATGGCAAAGAAATGGCTCCTTTTTCATTCTCAAGCCTCCCAAGTGATGACCATGGCTATTTCTTAGCCACATTGTCACCTTCCAAGCTCAAAGGCAAAGCCAAAGTGACACAATGCAAAGCCTTCCTTCCTCCTTATTCCCCATGTGAGGACTGCAAATACCTTACCAACGTTAACAATGGCGTTATCGGTGCTCTCTTTCGTTCTTTTCGCATTCTCACACACAAGAAGATGAAGTTGTACTCTCTTGGATCTTTCTTCTATTCCTCACAACCAACTATAGtgccttagtttttttttttttttttttatctatatacaATTTCAATTCATGTTTATGTAactttgttgttgttttcttgttcttttccctttgttttctttttcgggttatttgttttgtttcatTTAGTTATTTCAATGGACATGGAGTGTGAAATTAGAAGAAATGGTTAGATGTAAGCTATTA
This region includes:
- the LOC120084597 gene encoding proline-rich protein 3-like; this encodes MALARQLISAIPVLLLWLLAAAAAVSSVADYDYHFPDVQDYEGLPIYEKSLPSYGGEVTASLLIAVEGVVSCKNGTKYHPLKGIVARITCMALNENGKEMAPFSFSSLPSDDHGYFLATLSPSKLKGKAKVTQCKAFLPPYSPCEDCKYLTNVNNGVIGALFRSFRILTHKKMKLYSLGSFFYSSQPTIVP